One region of Micromonospora ureilytica genomic DNA includes:
- a CDS encoding MerR family transcriptional regulator: MVDEALSAGAVARRLGVAVTTLRTWHQRYGLGPSEHVPGHHRRYTPTDLARLEIMRRLTAEGVSPAEAARWARQAPDPTPNGTVAPTRIHPTGRDGGGTIPVGRAGPAARGLARAAMRLDAAAISETIGHALAASGVVATWEGLLRPVLAGIGERHAATAGLIDVEHLVSRCVSEALAAASRAKVPTGPARILLSCADEEQHTLPLEALAAALAEAGVSYRMLGARVPVAALVEAVNRTGPAAVVLWSHTRATADPVQLSALLAAPRRPLLVLAAGPGWRADTLPAGVVRPVDLAEAVSLSAAVRDSLDQSRRD, translated from the coding sequence GTGGTCGATGAGGCGCTGAGCGCGGGCGCGGTCGCACGCCGGCTGGGGGTCGCGGTCACGACCCTTCGTACCTGGCACCAGCGCTACGGGCTCGGGCCCAGCGAACACGTCCCCGGTCACCACCGCCGGTACACACCCACCGATCTGGCCCGCCTCGAGATCATGCGTCGACTCACCGCCGAGGGGGTGAGCCCCGCCGAGGCGGCCCGCTGGGCCCGCCAGGCTCCGGACCCGACGCCCAACGGCACCGTCGCCCCCACCCGGATCCACCCGACCGGCCGGGACGGCGGCGGCACCATCCCGGTCGGCCGTGCCGGCCCCGCCGCGCGCGGACTGGCCCGGGCCGCCATGCGTCTGGACGCGGCGGCGATCAGCGAGACGATCGGGCACGCCCTGGCCGCCAGCGGGGTCGTCGCCACCTGGGAGGGACTGCTGCGCCCGGTGCTCGCCGGCATCGGTGAACGGCACGCCGCCACCGCCGGCCTGATCGACGTGGAACACCTGGTGTCGCGCTGCGTCTCCGAGGCGCTCGCGGCGGCCAGCCGGGCCAAGGTCCCCACCGGGCCGGCCCGGATCCTGCTCTCCTGCGCCGACGAGGAGCAGCACACCCTGCCGCTGGAGGCGTTGGCCGCGGCCCTCGCGGAGGCCGGTGTCAGCTACCGGATGCTCGGCGCCCGGGTGCCGGTGGCCGCTCTCGTCGAGGCGGTCAACCGGACCGGACCGGCCGCCGTGGTGCTCTGGTCGCACACCCGGGCCACCGCCGACCCGGTCCAACTCAGCGCGCTGCTCGCCGCACCCCGGCGCCCATTGCTGGTGCTCGCCGCCGGCCCCGGCTGGCGAGCCGACACGCTGCCCGCCGGGGTGGTGCGGCCGGTCGATCTGGCCGAGGCGGTCTCGCTCTCCGCCGCCGTCCGCGACTCCCTGGACCAGTCGAGGCGTGACTGA
- a CDS encoding polysaccharide deacetylase family protein, with protein MTDRTVAECRRELPSGGSGYPDPSGSEQMQARAVLASVLALALVLSGCAQPDRTIVSAGPPKPVESTTPPTPKPHPSATKPAKPPLRPLPAKLPAGLGRNTGVRPVALTFDDGPNPAWTPKVLDQLKAAKVTATFCVVGREVQRHPELVRRIVREGHQLCNHSWRHDLDLARRPVAEIRADLDRTNKAIQKAVPGAKVSFYRQPGGRWTSEVLGVAKDLGMRPLHWSVDPQDWDKPSAATIGKRVHAATRPGGIVLLHDGGGNRAATLAACPKLIADLKKRFGITRLH; from the coding sequence GTGACTGATCGCACTGTCGCCGAGTGCCGGCGTGAACTACCGTCGGGCGGGTCCGGCTACCCCGACCCCTCCGGGAGCGAGCAGATGCAAGCCCGCGCCGTCCTGGCGTCCGTCCTCGCCTTGGCGCTGGTCTTGTCCGGCTGTGCCCAGCCGGACCGCACCATCGTCTCCGCCGGCCCTCCAAAGCCTGTGGAATCCACCACGCCGCCCACCCCGAAACCGCACCCCAGCGCCACCAAGCCGGCCAAGCCGCCACTGCGGCCACTGCCGGCCAAGCTCCCCGCCGGTCTGGGTCGCAACACCGGCGTACGCCCGGTGGCCCTGACGTTCGACGACGGGCCCAACCCAGCCTGGACGCCCAAGGTGCTCGACCAACTGAAGGCCGCCAAGGTGACAGCGACCTTCTGTGTCGTCGGTCGCGAGGTGCAGCGCCACCCGGAGTTGGTCCGGCGGATCGTCCGGGAGGGACACCAGCTCTGCAATCACAGCTGGCGACACGACCTCGATCTTGCCCGGCGACCCGTCGCCGAGATCCGGGCCGACCTGGACCGCACCAACAAGGCCATCCAGAAGGCCGTCCCCGGCGCGAAGGTGTCGTTCTACCGGCAGCCGGGCGGCCGGTGGACGTCGGAGGTGCTCGGGGTGGCCAAGGACCTCGGCATGCGTCCGCTGCACTGGTCGGTCGACCCACAGGACTGGGACAAGCCCAGCGCGGCCACGATCGGCAAGCGAGTCCACGCCGCCACCCGCCCCGGCGGCATCGTCCTCCTGCACGACGGAGGCGGAAACCGGGCCGCGACGCTGGCCGCATGCCCGAAGTTGATCGCCGACCTGAAGAAGCGCTTCGGCATCACCCGGCTCCACTAA
- a CDS encoding SRPBCC family protein: MGQELTDPADIRQDVGQFSLRCSLLVPGSAEHAFAVFTDELTDWWVTEYTWSGPDALAELGMEPRTGGMLYELGPYGFRADWGRVLTWDPPRRLVFVWQIGPDRAPVPDPARASEVEVLFHSEGPERTRVELEHRHFDRHGEAAEGYRKALTAGWHELLTRYVATVSRHRPTTTA; encoded by the coding sequence ATGGGACAGGAATTGACTGATCCGGCCGACATCCGGCAGGACGTCGGCCAGTTCTCTCTCCGGTGCAGCCTTCTCGTCCCGGGCTCGGCCGAGCACGCGTTCGCGGTCTTCACCGACGAGCTGACCGACTGGTGGGTGACCGAATACACCTGGTCCGGCCCGGACGCGCTGGCCGAGCTGGGCATGGAGCCGCGGACCGGCGGCATGCTCTACGAGTTGGGCCCGTACGGTTTCCGCGCCGACTGGGGGCGGGTGCTCACCTGGGATCCGCCTCGCCGGCTGGTCTTCGTCTGGCAGATCGGCCCCGACCGGGCACCGGTGCCGGACCCGGCCCGCGCGAGCGAGGTCGAGGTGCTGTTCCATTCCGAGGGGCCGGAACGCACCCGGGTCGAGTTGGAGCACCGGCACTTCGACAGGCACGGCGAGGCTGCCGAGGGTTACCGCAAGGCGCTCACCGCCGGCTGGCACGAGCTGCTCACCCGCTACGTCGCCACGGTGTCGCGGCACCGCCCCACCACGACGGCCTGA
- a CDS encoding DUF2786 domain-containing protein produces the protein MSEAMLSKVRKLLAQAEDPACTPAESAAFTAKATELIARYGVDRALLAARDPTTDPVGDRVLDVVAPYARDKVGLLAAVAEPLRCRCVRRRQGNGFALHLFGFASDLERVDLLFTSLLVQAAHGLAATEVPADDHPAAFRRSWLAGFAEVVGGRLWAAESAAASESGAPSMALVLVDRSDRVQRRLTEEYPRLRTAPPRRLGGTGFGSGAEAGQRANLGGRDLGGAAADRRLGR, from the coding sequence ATGTCCGAGGCCATGCTCAGCAAGGTGCGCAAGCTGTTGGCCCAGGCCGAGGACCCGGCCTGCACGCCTGCCGAGTCGGCCGCGTTCACCGCCAAGGCGACCGAGCTGATCGCCCGCTACGGCGTCGACAGGGCGCTGCTCGCCGCCCGGGACCCGACCACCGACCCGGTTGGCGATCGGGTGCTGGACGTCGTCGCCCCGTACGCCCGCGACAAGGTCGGCCTGCTCGCCGCAGTGGCCGAGCCCCTGCGCTGCCGCTGCGTACGCCGTCGGCAGGGCAACGGCTTCGCCCTGCACCTCTTCGGCTTCGCCAGCGACCTGGAACGGGTCGACCTGCTCTTCACCTCACTGCTCGTGCAGGCGGCGCACGGCCTGGCCGCCACCGAGGTGCCGGCGGACGACCATCCCGCCGCCTTCCGACGCTCCTGGCTGGCCGGCTTCGCCGAGGTGGTCGGAGGTCGGCTCTGGGCGGCCGAGTCGGCGGCGGCCAGCGAGTCGGGCGCGCCGTCGATGGCGCTGGTGCTGGTCGACCGATCGGACCGGGTGCAGCGTCGGCTCACCGAGGAGTACCCGCGGCTGCGCACCGCGCCGCCACGCCGGTTGGGCGGCACCGGCTTCGGCTCGGGGGCGGAAGCCGGCCAACGCGCGAACCTTGGTGGTCGGGACCTCGGCGGTGCCGCCGCCGACCGGCGGCTCGGTCGGTGA
- a CDS encoding ABC transporter substrate-binding protein, giving the protein MFESRRSRVATLAACATILLATSACGDDKPEEASAQQVRLYGTDGNMLNSYPAELKERASLVDGMKGTTPLVPLPDDFKGRLRAVNPALTDYVYSAETYDAVVIAVLAAQLAGSTDPAAITKQIVAVTNDGQRCEDPASCLALARNGQDIQYRGVSLTRAGFTDKGEPATASYATLTFDGQQINDGKTEFVGAGIESAASTKTPPKPKKQRAGGDADQEPLILGGLLPKTGDLSIAYPPMAAGAALAIKEINAAGGALGKPVTWLDGDDGTNPAVAKATVAKHVTDGVSVIIGAGGSGISRAVLPDVVQAGKILFSPSNTDASLTDVDDQGLYFRTAPPDSLQGRALADVILRDGSQKIVIVARKDSYGEGLQGTVRDELEKAGIANDRLKLLTYEPPADAKAAPVDFSGGAKEIKAFGADAVLIIGFGESAQVIRGLADAGVQIRQ; this is encoded by the coding sequence ATGTTCGAATCACGCCGCTCGCGGGTAGCCACACTGGCTGCCTGCGCGACGATCCTGCTCGCCACAAGCGCTTGCGGGGATGACAAGCCCGAGGAGGCAAGCGCCCAACAGGTGCGCCTCTACGGCACGGACGGCAACATGCTCAACTCCTATCCTGCGGAGTTGAAGGAACGGGCGAGTCTCGTCGACGGGATGAAGGGCACCACGCCCCTCGTTCCGCTGCCAGACGACTTCAAGGGCCGGCTACGGGCCGTCAATCCGGCGCTGACGGACTACGTGTACTCCGCCGAGACGTACGACGCGGTGGTGATCGCCGTGCTCGCCGCCCAGTTGGCCGGGAGCACCGACCCGGCCGCCATCACCAAGCAGATCGTCGCCGTGACCAACGACGGGCAGCGCTGCGAGGACCCCGCCAGCTGTCTCGCGCTGGCCCGCAACGGGCAGGACATCCAGTACCGCGGCGTGTCGCTGACCCGGGCGGGCTTCACCGACAAGGGTGAGCCGGCCACCGCCAGCTACGCCACGCTGACCTTCGACGGGCAGCAGATCAACGACGGTAAGACCGAGTTCGTCGGCGCGGGCATCGAGTCGGCGGCGAGCACCAAGACGCCGCCGAAGCCGAAGAAGCAGCGCGCTGGTGGCGACGCCGACCAGGAGCCGCTGATCCTGGGCGGCCTGTTGCCGAAGACCGGTGACCTCTCGATCGCCTACCCGCCGATGGCGGCCGGCGCCGCGCTGGCCATCAAGGAGATCAACGCCGCTGGCGGCGCGCTGGGCAAGCCGGTGACGTGGCTGGACGGCGACGACGGCACCAACCCGGCGGTGGCCAAGGCCACGGTGGCCAAGCACGTGACGGACGGCGTCAGCGTGATCATCGGTGCCGGCGGTTCGGGCATCTCCCGGGCCGTGCTCCCGGACGTGGTGCAGGCCGGGAAGATCCTCTTCTCCCCGTCCAACACCGACGCCAGCCTGACCGACGTCGACGACCAGGGCCTCTACTTCCGTACCGCCCCGCCGGACAGCCTCCAGGGCCGGGCACTCGCCGACGTGATCCTGCGCGACGGGTCACAGAAGATCGTGATCGTCGCCCGCAAGGACTCCTACGGTGAGGGCCTGCAGGGCACCGTCCGCGACGAGCTGGAGAAGGCCGGCATCGCCAACGACCGGCTCAAGCTGTTGACGTACGAGCCGCCGGCCGACGCGAAGGCGGCGCCTGTCGACTTCAGCGGCGGCGCGAAGGAGATCAAGGCATTCGGCGCGGACGCCGTACTGATCATCGGCTTCGGTGAGTCCGCCCAGGTGATCCGCGGCCTGGCCGACGCCGGGGTGCAGATCCGGCAGTAA
- a CDS encoding enoyl-CoA hydratase/isomerase family protein produces the protein MSGLRIEERPDRLVVTLDRPEKRNAIDADLIAELHQVCAELEARPRLLLLTGGTSGIFAGGADIGQLRERGRTDALAAINSAAFARVRALPMPTVAAVDGPALGGGAELAYACDLRVCTARAVFGQPEVRLGILAGAGATHRLPALIGEGRAKELLFTGRRVDAAEALRIGLVNRVVDEPDELLTVAHALLDEIALGSPLAVRLTKLAVDAPAAAHPHLDLVSQAVLFEDDEKHRRMTEFLERRRPR, from the coding sequence ATGAGCGGGTTGCGGATCGAGGAGCGGCCGGACCGGCTGGTGGTCACCCTGGACCGGCCGGAGAAGCGCAACGCCATCGACGCCGACCTGATCGCCGAGCTGCACCAGGTCTGCGCCGAGTTGGAGGCGCGCCCGCGCCTGCTGCTGCTGACCGGTGGCACGTCGGGCATCTTCGCCGGTGGCGCCGACATCGGCCAGCTCCGCGAACGGGGTCGCACGGACGCTCTCGCCGCGATCAACTCGGCCGCCTTCGCACGTGTCCGGGCGCTGCCGATGCCGACCGTGGCGGCCGTCGACGGGCCGGCGTTGGGCGGTGGCGCGGAGCTGGCGTACGCCTGCGATCTGCGGGTGTGCACGGCGCGGGCGGTCTTCGGCCAGCCGGAGGTGCGGTTGGGCATCCTGGCCGGCGCCGGCGCGACCCACCGGCTGCCCGCGTTGATCGGCGAGGGCCGGGCCAAGGAGCTGCTCTTCACCGGCCGGCGGGTGGACGCCGCCGAGGCGCTGCGGATCGGCCTGGTGAACCGGGTGGTGGACGAGCCCGACGAGCTGCTGACGGTGGCGCACGCGTTGCTGGACGAGATCGCCCTGGGCTCGCCGTTGGCGGTGCGGCTGACCAAGCTGGCGGTGGACGCGCCCGCCGCCGCGCACCCGCATCTCGACCTGGTCAGCCAGGCGGTGCTCTTCGAGGACGACGAGAAGCACCGCCGGATGACCGAGTTCCTGGAGCGCCGCCGGCCGCGCTGA
- a CDS encoding 3-hydroxyacyl-CoA dehydrogenase family protein — translation MSDRFVVVGAGTMGLGIAYVAAGAGHAVELVEVDPERGAAALNRLAELWERAVQRGKLSADEAATNRQRVTLRPTLADVAPAPQVIVEAVPERLEEKRTVLRDAAALRPALLGSNTSSIAIGALAAELDAPERFLGLHFFNPVWAMALLEIVVGPATAEETTAAAVALAGRLGKDPVVVRDMPGFATSRLGVTLGLEAIRMVADGVASPADIDKAMVLGYRHPIGPLELTDLVGLDVRLDIARTLQAAYGDRFAPPPLLEEMVAAGRLGKKSGQGFYRWEAGVRQ, via the coding sequence ATGAGCGATCGTTTCGTGGTCGTCGGTGCCGGCACGATGGGACTCGGCATCGCGTACGTGGCGGCCGGCGCCGGGCACGCCGTCGAGTTGGTCGAGGTGGACCCCGAGCGGGGTGCGGCCGCGCTGAACCGGCTCGCCGAGCTGTGGGAGCGGGCGGTGCAGCGCGGCAAGCTGAGTGCCGACGAGGCCGCCACGAACCGCCAGCGGGTGACGCTGCGGCCAACCCTCGCCGACGTCGCGCCCGCCCCCCAGGTGATCGTGGAGGCGGTGCCGGAGCGCCTCGAGGAGAAGCGGACTGTGCTCCGGGACGCCGCCGCGCTGCGCCCGGCGTTGCTGGGCAGCAACACCTCAAGCATCGCCATCGGTGCTCTGGCCGCCGAGCTGGACGCGCCCGAACGTTTCCTCGGCCTGCACTTCTTCAACCCGGTCTGGGCGATGGCGCTGCTGGAGATCGTGGTCGGCCCGGCCACCGCCGAGGAGACCACCGCCGCAGCCGTCGCGCTCGCCGGCCGGCTGGGCAAAGACCCCGTCGTCGTACGCGACATGCCCGGCTTCGCCACCTCCCGGCTCGGGGTCACCCTCGGGCTGGAGGCGATCCGGATGGTCGCCGACGGGGTGGCCAGCCCGGCGGACATCGACAAGGCCATGGTGCTCGGCTACCGGCATCCGATCGGGCCGTTGGAACTCACCGACCTGGTCGGCCTCGACGTGCGACTGGACATCGCCCGCACCCTCCAGGCCGCGTACGGGGACCGCTTCGCGCCTCCGCCGCTGCTGGAGGAGATGGTGGCCGCGGGGCGGCTGGGTAAGAAGTCAGGGCAGGGTTTCTACCGCTGGGAAGCCGGTGTGAGGCAATGA
- a CDS encoding class I SAM-dependent methyltransferase yields MTVEPLIGDVIGELLRDTLAVATGVGPRPLVGGRLPRPVIEIIERDDGLINGAPAAHYLDGPAEWQPYDHRAVDRTRGETLDIGTGAGRIALLLQERGVPVTGLDTSAGALEVSRRRGVRRLVHGTVDTHVADGSRYDTFLLLGNNLGLFEGRERAPEFLAALAALARPGAQIIAQGTDPYGTRDPLHTGYHERNRRRGRLGGQLRLRLRYRELSTGWFDYLVCSAEEFASLVHGTGWRLTDVDDRDAPYYLATLRLVD; encoded by the coding sequence GTGACGGTTGAGCCTCTAATCGGTGACGTGATCGGCGAACTGCTGCGGGACACGCTCGCCGTGGCCACCGGGGTGGGCCCCCGCCCCCTGGTCGGTGGTCGACTGCCGCGACCGGTCATCGAGATCATCGAACGGGACGACGGTCTGATCAACGGCGCCCCGGCCGCGCACTACCTGGACGGGCCGGCGGAGTGGCAGCCGTACGACCACCGCGCGGTGGACCGGACCCGCGGCGAGACGCTGGACATCGGCACCGGCGCCGGCCGGATCGCGCTGCTGCTCCAGGAGCGCGGTGTACCGGTCACCGGGCTGGACACCTCCGCGGGCGCGCTGGAGGTGAGCAGGCGTCGCGGTGTCCGGCGGCTGGTGCACGGCACTGTCGACACGCACGTCGCCGACGGTTCGCGGTACGACACGTTCCTGCTTCTCGGCAACAACCTCGGGCTGTTCGAGGGGCGGGAGCGCGCTCCCGAGTTCCTCGCCGCGCTCGCCGCGCTGGCCCGACCGGGCGCGCAGATCATCGCTCAGGGCACCGACCCGTACGGCACCCGCGACCCGCTGCACACCGGCTACCACGAGCGCAACCGTCGGCGCGGCCGGCTCGGTGGCCAGCTGCGGCTGCGGCTGCGTTACCGCGAGTTGAGCACCGGATGGTTCGACTATCTGGTCTGCTCGGCGGAGGAGTTCGCCAGCCTGGTGCACGGCACCGGTTGGCGGCTCACCGATGTGGACGACCGCGACGCCCCCTACTACCTGGCCACCCTGCGCCTCGTCGACTGA
- a CDS encoding PPOX class F420-dependent oxidoreductase — protein MTTLDRLSAEKYILLTTFRKDGRAVPTPVWAVRDGEALAVWTRADSGKVKRIRHNGEVTVAPCDVRGRPHGAEVSAHATIYGGGDTGRIRDLLKHKYRLIGRLSLLGSRLRRSEGGTVGIRVTLAESQR, from the coding sequence GTGACCACGCTGGACCGGCTGTCGGCCGAGAAGTACATCCTGCTCACGACCTTCCGCAAGGACGGTCGGGCGGTGCCGACCCCGGTCTGGGCGGTACGCGACGGTGAGGCGTTGGCGGTCTGGACCCGGGCCGACTCGGGCAAGGTGAAGCGGATCCGCCACAACGGCGAGGTGACAGTGGCGCCATGCGACGTGCGGGGTCGGCCACACGGGGCGGAGGTGTCAGCCCACGCGACGATCTACGGGGGCGGTGACACCGGTCGGATCCGCGACCTGCTCAAGCACAAGTACCGCCTGATCGGTCGACTGAGCCTGCTGGGCAGCCGGTTGCGTCGCAGCGAGGGCGGCACGGTCGGCATCCGGGTGACGTTGGCTGAGTCGCAGCGCTGA
- a CDS encoding BldC family transcriptional regulator produces the protein MASRTHEPEPLLTPAEVASMFRVDPKTVTRWAKAGKLSAIRTLGGHRRYRESEVRALLQGQIPQQRQGD, from the coding sequence ATGGCATCGCGAACGCACGAACCAGAGCCGCTACTCACGCCGGCCGAGGTGGCGTCGATGTTCCGGGTCGACCCGAAGACGGTGACCCGTTGGGCCAAGGCTGGCAAGCTCAGTGCCATCCGCACCCTGGGGGGCCACCGTCGGTACCGTGAGTCGGAGGTCAGGGCGCTTCTGCAGGGCCAGATCCCGCAGCAGCGGCAGGGCGACTGA
- a CDS encoding Leu/Phe/Val dehydrogenase yields MGVFASTDDPVSTGHEQVVFCQDKQSGLKAIIGIYSTALGPALGGTRFYPYASEDDALADVLDLSRGMAYKNALAGLDLGGGKAVIWGDPEQIKSEALLRAYGRFVESLGGRYYTACDVGTYVADMDVVARETRYVTGRSVEHGGAGDSSILTAWGVFQGMRAAAEHVWGTPSLRGRRVGVAGLGKVGKYLTGHLLEDGAEVVATDVNPKALTWVRTNHPQVTLVDDSSALVAADLDVYAPCALGGALNDDTVPALRAKVVTGAANNQLAHPGIEKLLADRGILYTPDYVVNAGGVIQVADEIEGFNFDRAKLRATRIYDTTREILHLADAEGVPPAVAADRLAERRMADVGRLRAIHLR; encoded by the coding sequence ATGGGCGTATTCGCGAGCACCGACGACCCGGTATCGACAGGCCACGAACAGGTCGTGTTCTGCCAGGACAAGCAGAGCGGCCTGAAGGCGATCATCGGGATCTACTCCACCGCGCTGGGCCCGGCGCTCGGCGGCACCCGCTTCTACCCGTACGCGAGCGAGGACGACGCCCTCGCCGACGTGCTGGACCTGTCCCGCGGGATGGCCTACAAGAACGCGCTCGCCGGGCTGGACCTGGGCGGCGGCAAGGCCGTGATCTGGGGCGACCCGGAGCAGATCAAGAGCGAGGCGCTGCTGCGCGCGTACGGTCGCTTCGTGGAGTCGCTGGGCGGCCGCTACTACACCGCCTGCGACGTCGGCACGTACGTGGCGGACATGGACGTCGTGGCCCGGGAGACCCGCTACGTGACCGGGCGCAGCGTGGAGCACGGCGGCGCGGGTGACTCGTCGATCCTCACCGCCTGGGGTGTCTTCCAGGGGATGCGGGCCGCGGCCGAGCACGTGTGGGGCACCCCGAGCCTGCGGGGCCGGCGGGTCGGCGTGGCCGGCCTGGGCAAGGTCGGCAAGTACCTCACCGGTCACCTGCTGGAGGATGGCGCCGAGGTGGTCGCCACCGACGTCAACCCGAAGGCGCTGACCTGGGTGCGCACCAACCACCCGCAGGTCACCCTGGTCGACGACTCCAGCGCGCTGGTCGCCGCGGACCTCGACGTGTACGCGCCGTGCGCGCTGGGCGGCGCGCTGAACGACGACACAGTGCCGGCGTTGCGCGCCAAGGTGGTGACCGGGGCGGCGAACAACCAACTCGCCCACCCGGGTATCGAGAAGCTGCTGGCCGACCGCGGCATCCTCTACACGCCGGACTACGTGGTCAACGCGGGCGGCGTCATCCAGGTCGCGGACGAGATCGAGGGCTTCAACTTCGACCGGGCGAAGCTGCGGGCGACCCGGATCTACGACACCACCCGGGAGATCCTGCACCTGGCTGACGCGGAGGGCGTGCCCCCGGCCGTGGCGGCCGACCGGCTGGCGGAGCGGCGGATGGCGGACGTCGGCCGGCTGCGCGCGATCCACCTGCGCTGA
- a CDS encoding DUF3073 domain-containing protein — MGRGRAKAKQTKVARELKYHSPNTDLTALQRELAGAGKSEHHFDDDSKESVGDDDEDHADDDPDPWVRPTR, encoded by the coding sequence ATGGGGCGCGGCCGTGCTAAGGCCAAGCAGACTAAGGTGGCGCGGGAGTTGAAGTACCACTCCCCGAACACCGACCTCACCGCCTTGCAGCGCGAACTGGCGGGTGCTGGTAAGTCTGAGCACCACTTCGACGACGACTCTAAAGAGTCCGTCGGCGATGATGATGAGGATCACGCGGACGACGATCCAGATCCCTGGGTCCGTCCGACCCGCTGA
- the amcA gene encoding multiple cyclophane-containing RiPP AmcA: protein MPETTSHRRPEREADDGVTERVRDAAPALVALLQEAEDARRLRSEVSGGDGSSAVCAWNHFENIPTFYNWNNRPR from the coding sequence ATGCCCGAGACCACCAGTCACCGGCGGCCTGAGCGCGAAGCGGACGACGGAGTCACCGAACGGGTGCGAGACGCGGCTCCCGCGCTCGTCGCGCTGCTCCAGGAGGCCGAGGACGCACGGCGGCTGCGCTCGGAGGTGTCGGGCGGAGACGGGTCCAGCGCGGTCTGCGCCTGGAACCACTTCGAGAACATCCCGACGTTCTACAACTGGAACAATCGCCCGCGCTGA
- the amcB gene encoding cyclophane-forming radical SAM peptide maturase AmcB yields the protein MRGLAAVPSYVVMQPTTLCNLDCAYCYLPFRAADRRMPVAVAEAVATAVNPWAANGRFSVVWHGGEPLAAGREHLADLIAPFGPQVEHHVQTNATLIDDDWCDFFVRHQMRVSVSIDGPRARNGDRVNRGGQPAYDRILHGISALRRRGLPFSALAVVSRPEPGLATELYDYFLELGCDVLGINIEETEGVNTRDNRHDPSAVSAFWAELVGAWRREPRIHLREIEWSLRYAAAVLDNSADGLLPRQLDPIPTIGHDGSVIVLSPELAGFTDPHYGDFSSGNVLTTPLAQILGDAAATPWVEEFLGGVEACRASCPYFGFCGGGHAANRYFELGRFDGTETEHCRNSKIRLLEGVLEHARDHQSPAA from the coding sequence ATGCGCGGTCTGGCCGCCGTCCCGTCGTACGTCGTCATGCAGCCCACCACCCTCTGCAATCTCGACTGCGCGTACTGCTACCTGCCGTTCCGGGCCGCCGACCGTCGGATGCCGGTGGCGGTCGCCGAGGCGGTTGCGACAGCGGTCAACCCCTGGGCGGCGAACGGTCGCTTCTCCGTGGTGTGGCATGGCGGCGAGCCCCTGGCCGCCGGTCGGGAGCACCTGGCCGATCTGATCGCGCCATTCGGGCCCCAGGTCGAGCATCACGTGCAGACCAACGCCACACTCATCGACGACGACTGGTGCGATTTCTTCGTCCGGCACCAGATGCGGGTGAGCGTGAGCATCGACGGGCCCCGGGCGCGCAACGGCGACCGGGTCAACCGGGGTGGCCAGCCGGCGTACGACCGGATCCTGCACGGCATCTCGGCGCTGCGCCGGCGCGGTCTGCCCTTCTCCGCGCTGGCCGTGGTTTCCCGCCCGGAGCCGGGGCTCGCCACCGAGTTGTACGACTACTTCCTTGAGCTGGGCTGCGATGTGCTGGGCATCAACATCGAGGAGACCGAGGGGGTCAATACCCGCGACAACCGCCACGACCCGTCGGCGGTGTCCGCGTTCTGGGCCGAGTTGGTCGGGGCGTGGCGCCGGGAGCCCCGGATTCACCTCCGCGAGATCGAGTGGTCGTTGCGCTACGCCGCGGCGGTGCTCGACAACTCGGCGGACGGGCTGCTGCCCCGCCAACTGGACCCGATCCCGACGATCGGTCACGACGGCTCGGTGATCGTGTTGTCCCCCGAGTTGGCCGGTTTCACCGATCCCCACTACGGCGACTTCAGCAGCGGCAACGTGCTGACGACCCCGTTGGCGCAGATCCTCGGCGACGCGGCGGCGACGCCGTGGGTGGAGGAGTTCCTGGGCGGGGTGGAGGCGTGTCGGGCGTCCTGCCCGTACTTCGGCTTCTGTGGCGGTGGCCATGCCGCCAACCGTTACTTCGAGCTGGGGCGTTTTGACGGTACGGAGACCGAGCACTGCCGCAACAGCAAGATCCGCCTATTGGAGGGAGTGTTGGAGCATGCCCGAGACCACCAGTCACCGGCGGCCTGA